One genomic segment of bacterium includes these proteins:
- a CDS encoding glycosyltransferase codes for MKPRILLVCSRKLPFPTVAGYGIRILNSARYLASQYDVDLLFLDKGGFQQLDLRAFEGIFKRIMCFSYSPSSYALNALRGLASRGPIQVRYFTFREVRAWIQAHQHEYQAILGQHVRVAEMLRDLETPVAIDLVDAISLNYARAAEQAKGPWRLIYAIEKERLIRYEVETVNRFPRSFVVSELDRQHLVQHGADPERLVTLPVAIQDHVIQRSPFTGPEEDAIALLGNMAYHPNKDAALYFAHDVFPQIRARMPHCKLYVVGAEPPKEVQALANLPGVEVTGFVEDPSLYLERAKVVVAPIRFGAGLKNKVLEGMALRKAVVTSTIGQEGIGGTDGREYLVADTSETLASSVLRCLGDSSLRAQLGANARSWIERHFDSRSISEQTLRSLATLHPSLVPIHA; via the coding sequence ATGAAGCCCAGAATCTTGCTGGTCTGCTCGAGAAAGCTGCCCTTCCCCACGGTGGCCGGCTACGGGATCCGGATCCTGAACTCGGCCAGGTACCTGGCATCCCAGTACGACGTCGATCTGTTGTTCCTCGACAAAGGGGGCTTCCAGCAGCTGGATCTCAGGGCCTTCGAGGGCATCTTCAAGCGCATCATGTGCTTCTCCTACTCCCCCTCGTCCTACGCGCTCAACGCCCTTCGAGGGTTGGCCTCAAGGGGGCCGATCCAGGTCCGCTACTTCACCTTCCGGGAGGTGCGCGCCTGGATTCAGGCGCACCAGCACGAATACCAGGCCATCCTGGGCCAGCACGTGCGGGTGGCCGAGATGCTCCGCGACCTGGAGACCCCCGTCGCCATCGACCTGGTCGACGCCATCTCCCTGAACTACGCCCGTGCCGCCGAGCAGGCGAAAGGCCCCTGGCGCCTGATCTACGCCATCGAGAAAGAGCGGCTCATCCGATACGAGGTCGAGACGGTCAATCGGTTCCCGCGATCCTTCGTCGTCTCGGAGCTCGACCGGCAGCACCTCGTCCAGCATGGCGCCGATCCCGAACGGCTCGTGACCCTGCCGGTCGCGATCCAGGACCACGTGATCCAGCGGTCCCCCTTCACGGGCCCCGAAGAGGACGCGATCGCCCTGCTCGGCAACATGGCCTACCACCCCAACAAGGATGCGGCCCTGTACTTCGCCCACGACGTCTTCCCCCAGATCCGCGCGCGCATGCCGCACTGCAAGCTCTACGTGGTGGGAGCCGAGCCCCCCAAAGAGGTCCAGGCGCTCGCGAACCTTCCCGGCGTCGAGGTCACGGGCTTCGTCGAGGACCCCAGCCTTTACCTCGAACGCGCCAAGGTGGTCGTCGCCCCCATCCGCTTCGGGGCGGGGCTCAAGAACAAGGTGCTCGAAGGCATGGCGCTGCGCAAGGCGGTGGTGACCTCCACCATCGGCCAGGAGGGGATCGGGGGCACGGACGGGCGAGAGTACCTGGTCGCAGACACCTCCGAGACCCTCGCCTCGTCGGTGCTGCGCTGCCTGGGGGACAGCAGCCTGCGCGCGCAGCTCGGAGCCAACGCC
- a CDS encoding glycosyltransferase: MPTPPPPAPARVWFYLDRLEVGGAERIVLNLLTGLTTSAWAPTLVLNQAKGALLADVPPSVPICDLKVESFVGAILTLARKIRRERPALILSQRGYLNVIVVLARLLSGRKPRLVLTEHSLLVQSQQNDRAPKRPIDRVLQGMMPALYQVADALVGVSKGVAAELEQILGLPAGKVRVLYNPIVPAGVEALSQEPLTLPWRADGTPLIVAAGRLSPEKGFDMLLQAFVRVLERRPARLAIVGSGPEQPRLIALAAELGIAQHVHFPGFQGNIYPWLRNSDLFVLSSVVESFPTVLIEAMAVGTPVVSFDCPRGPREIITPGQDGQLVPPEDPTALAEGILQVLGDPELASRLVAGGHRRAANFTFPRTVAAYERLFASLLHRPA, translated from the coding sequence ATGCCGACCCCTCCTCCGCCCGCGCCCGCGCGCGTTTGGTTCTACCTGGACAGGCTCGAAGTCGGCGGTGCCGAACGCATCGTCCTGAATCTCCTCACGGGGCTGACCACCTCCGCGTGGGCGCCGACCCTCGTGCTCAACCAGGCAAAGGGGGCCCTTCTCGCGGATGTGCCGCCCTCGGTCCCCATCTGCGATCTCAAGGTGGAGAGCTTCGTCGGCGCCATCCTCACGCTCGCCCGCAAGATTCGACGCGAGCGCCCCGCCCTCATCCTCTCCCAGCGCGGCTATCTCAACGTGATCGTCGTCCTGGCCCGCCTCCTCAGCGGCCGTAAGCCTCGCCTGGTGCTCACGGAGCACAGCCTGCTCGTGCAGAGCCAGCAGAACGACCGCGCCCCGAAAAGGCCCATCGATCGCGTCCTTCAAGGGATGATGCCCGCGCTCTACCAGGTCGCCGATGCCCTGGTCGGGGTCTCCAAAGGGGTTGCCGCCGAGCTCGAGCAAATCCTCGGACTCCCTGCGGGCAAGGTCCGGGTCCTCTATAACCCCATCGTCCCCGCAGGCGTGGAAGCCCTCTCCCAGGAGCCTTTGACGCTCCCCTGGCGAGCCGATGGGACGCCATTGATCGTGGCGGCCGGGCGCTTGAGCCCCGAGAAGGGCTTCGACATGCTCTTGCAAGCCTTCGTGCGCGTGCTCGAACGAAGGCCCGCACGCCTGGCCATCGTGGGCAGCGGGCCCGAGCAACCGCGCCTCATCGCCCTTGCCGCCGAGCTCGGAATCGCCCAGCACGTCCACTTCCCCGGCTTTCAAGGCAACATCTACCCCTGGCTGCGCAATAGCGACCTCTTCGTGCTCTCCTCGGTCGTCGAGAGCTTCCCCACCGTGCTCATCGAGGCGATGGCCGTCGGTACGCCCGTGGTTTCCTTCGATTGCCCTAGAGGGCCGCGCGAGATTATCACCCCGGGTCAGGACGGCCAGCTGGTGCCGCCCGAGGACCCGACAGCGCTGGCCGAGGGAATTCTTCAAGTCCTCGGCGACCCCGAGCTCGCCTCCCGGCTCGTCGCGGGCGGGCATCGTCGAGCGGCCAACTTCACGTTCCCGCGCACCGTCGCCGCCTACGAACGACTCTTCGCCTCCCTGCTGCACCGTCCCGCCTAA
- a CDS encoding glycosyltransferase — protein MRILIITNQLEMGGAEQFVVRLANELSERRHRITVVSEGGMLTKLLDPSVRPVMAPARAKSPWGLWALARRLRVVIDAQEIEVIHANSPTTAIAARLARGNRAIPIVTSAHGSWREWTKPTVARLFSAGSDRVVGVSAALTRDLVKHGLPSGKAETILNGIPRPAASPPARAQVRAELGLPAEQAIILNVARLSPEKGQRYLIEAMPRLLAAQPDAQLLLAGDGPCRAELEAQVQKLGLTRSVQFLGYRDDVSRLLLAADVFCLPSLLEGLPLSAAEAMAARLPIVATRVGGVPEIIQDGVTGYLVPPRDPAALAERLAALLADPAGRQRFGTAGQAHFAAHLTLAQMASKFEALYERLHTHRLRLSAQPQPY, from the coding sequence ATGCGCATCCTGATCATCACGAATCAGCTGGAGATGGGCGGCGCCGAGCAGTTCGTCGTCCGTCTCGCCAACGAGCTTTCCGAGCGCCGTCACCGGATCACGGTGGTCTCGGAAGGCGGCATGCTCACCAAGCTCCTCGATCCGTCCGTCCGGCCCGTCATGGCCCCCGCACGCGCCAAGTCGCCCTGGGGGCTTTGGGCCCTGGCCCGTCGCCTGCGCGTCGTCATCGACGCGCAAGAGATCGAGGTGATCCACGCCAACTCACCCACCACCGCCATCGCCGCGCGCCTCGCCCGCGGCAACCGCGCGATCCCCATCGTCACCTCGGCCCATGGCTCTTGGCGAGAATGGACCAAGCCCACCGTCGCCCGTCTCTTTTCGGCCGGCTCGGACCGGGTGGTCGGGGTCTCCGCCGCCCTGACCCGCGATCTGGTCAAGCATGGCCTCCCTTCCGGCAAGGCCGAGACCATCCTTAACGGCATTCCTCGACCGGCGGCGAGCCCCCCTGCTCGGGCGCAGGTGCGGGCCGAACTCGGACTGCCGGCCGAGCAAGCGATCATCCTCAACGTGGCGCGCCTCTCCCCGGAGAAGGGGCAGCGCTACTTGATCGAGGCGATGCCACGCCTGCTAGCGGCTCAGCCAGACGCCCAGCTGCTACTCGCCGGGGACGGGCCCTGCCGCGCCGAGCTCGAAGCGCAGGTGCAAAAGCTCGGCCTTACCCGGAGCGTGCAGTTTCTCGGCTACCGGGATGACGTCAGCCGGTTGCTGCTCGCCGCGGACGTCTTCTGCCTCCCCTCTTTGCTGGAAGGCCTGCCGCTCTCGGCCGCCGAGGCCATGGCGGCCCGCCTCCCGATCGTGGCGACCCGCGTGGGCGGCGTGCCCGAGATCATCCAGGACGGCGTCACCGGGTACCTGGTCCCGCCGAGAGACCCCGCAGCCCTGGCTGAGCGCCTGGCGGCCCTGTTGGCGGATCCGGCCGGCCGCCAGCGGTTCGGGACCGCAGGCCAAGCCCACTTCGCCGCGCACCTGACCCTGGCACAGATGGCATCGAAGTTCGAGGCCCTCTACGAGCGCCTGCATACGCACCGTTTACGACTCAGCGCACAGCCACAGCCCTACTAA